In Paenibacillus sp. 1781tsa1, one DNA window encodes the following:
- a CDS encoding AraC family transcriptional regulator — protein MSLIEDRIGPKYRIGEHSFTIEHMRRHDGNGMPKPHAHPFYELYYLLEGERVYSMNGQILSARKGDFILINPHDVHTTSKGSIPGFERILIGFSPAFATGMELGICGLLPFNCSRLLRLPEAEQPEMERILWQMLQECKERRPHYEIAVRSLLAQLLIRIHRVEEDIRQSCPGPLHPMQDKISEIVTYVNSNYTQPLTLEGAANRFYISPSYLSRMFSRFTGFRFSEYLRVVRVREAQRRLLSTQERVQMIAEKVGFEHTAHFNKTFKQVTGTTPLRYRKEHR, from the coding sequence ATGAGTCTCATAGAAGATCGGATTGGACCCAAATATCGAATCGGTGAACATTCATTTACCATTGAACATATGCGCAGACATGATGGGAACGGTATGCCTAAGCCTCACGCTCATCCATTCTACGAATTGTATTATCTGCTTGAAGGTGAACGCGTTTATTCCATGAATGGTCAGATTCTGTCCGCCCGCAAGGGTGATTTTATTCTGATTAATCCTCACGATGTACATACCACCTCCAAAGGAAGTATTCCTGGCTTCGAACGGATTTTAATCGGTTTTTCGCCTGCTTTTGCAACGGGGATGGAACTTGGCATATGTGGTCTGCTGCCTTTTAATTGTTCAAGACTCCTTCGCCTGCCTGAAGCGGAACAGCCCGAGATGGAGCGTATATTGTGGCAGATGCTGCAAGAATGCAAAGAGCGACGCCCTCACTATGAGATTGCGGTCAGAAGTCTGCTTGCCCAACTTTTGATCCGTATTCATCGGGTGGAGGAGGACATCCGGCAGTCATGCCCTGGTCCTTTACATCCGATGCAGGACAAAATCAGTGAAATCGTTACATATGTGAACAGCAACTACACCCAACCACTTACGCTGGAGGGTGCAGCCAATCGTTTTTATATCAGCCCATCCTATCTGAGCCGAATGTTCAGCCGTTTTACCGGGTTTCGGTTTAGCGAATATCTGCGTGTTGTTCGTGTCCGAGAGGCACAACGAAGATTGCTGTCGACACAAGAGCGTGTACAAATGATCGCAGAGAAGGTAGGATTTGAGCACACGGCTCATTTTAACAAAACATTCAAACAAGTCACCGGTACAACACCGCTGCGCTATCGCAAGGAACACCGGTAG
- a CDS encoding transporter substrate-binding domain-containing protein — protein MKKLLKWPSFMLVLILSLVLSGCSTGEENSSSGGSGGSGGDAVAKGTIEQIKERGKLIAGVKYDTKLFGLKDPASGNVEGFDIDIAKALAKQILGDETKVELKEVTSKTRIPMLQNGDIDIIIATMTITDERKEQVDFSDVYFEAGQSLLVKNDSPITGLESLSGVKVLAVKGSTSAQNIREKAPDAEVLEFDNYQDAFTALKAGKGEALTTDNIILIGMQQTDNSFQLVGGNFTSEPYGMAIRKGDTAFVEEVNKLLKSMKDSGEYDTLHEKWLGSKPE, from the coding sequence ATGAAGAAATTATTGAAGTGGCCATCATTTATGCTTGTCCTTATTCTCTCGCTGGTATTGTCCGGTTGTAGTACAGGTGAGGAGAATAGCAGTAGCGGTGGTAGTGGCGGTTCTGGCGGAGATGCGGTAGCCAAAGGAACGATTGAGCAGATTAAAGAGCGCGGCAAACTTATTGCCGGCGTGAAATATGATACGAAGCTATTCGGACTGAAAGATCCCGCAAGCGGCAACGTTGAGGGGTTCGATATTGATATCGCCAAGGCACTCGCCAAACAGATCCTTGGAGATGAGACAAAGGTCGAACTGAAAGAAGTCACTTCCAAGACACGTATTCCGATGTTGCAAAACGGAGACATTGACATCATCATCGCCACGATGACGATTACGGATGAGCGTAAAGAGCAGGTGGATTTCAGTGATGTTTACTTCGAAGCAGGCCAATCCCTGCTGGTGAAAAATGATAGTCCAATTACCGGCTTGGAAAGCCTCAGCGGGGTGAAAGTACTCGCGGTGAAAGGCTCAACATCGGCTCAGAATATTCGCGAGAAAGCTCCTGATGCTGAAGTGCTCGAATTCGATAACTATCAGGATGCATTCACTGCTCTCAAAGCAGGTAAAGGCGAAGCGCTGACCACAGATAATATCATCCTTATCGGCATGCAACAGACAGATAACAGCTTCCAATTAGTTGGTGGCAATTTCACAAGTGAACCTTATGGTATGGCCATTCGCAAAGGCGACACTGCCTTCGTAGAGGAAGTCAACAAGCTGCTCAAAAGCATGAAAGACAGCGGGGAATATGACACACTACATGAGAAATGGCTGGGCTCCAAGCCCGAGTAA
- a CDS encoding YcnI family protein, with protein MKKTSWISKLTSTIATGTAAFMLFAGFASAHVTVSPSVAQTSAWQTYTIKIPSEKDLPTTKITMKVPEGVAFKQYQPLAGWKITTEKNDSNEVTSITWEIEGDNEGIIAGQFQQFNFVAQNPKTEAEVAWDAFQYYSDGSIVEWTGQPSDANPHSITTISEDPAAAGNEAGGDHHSAGTTNDGHDSAGTETGTGDNAANDDSKANDDTTLGDALNDTVTGEPNNTDTDPGTLKLQQATLIVSILALILSFLGIALATRRKKR; from the coding sequence TTGAAGAAAACATCATGGATTTCCAAACTAACATCCACTATCGCAACAGGTACTGCAGCATTTATGCTATTTGCCGGATTCGCTAGCGCGCACGTTACTGTTAGCCCATCCGTTGCACAGACAAGCGCATGGCAGACGTACACGATTAAGATTCCATCCGAGAAAGATCTGCCTACAACCAAAATCACCATGAAAGTACCGGAAGGTGTGGCATTCAAGCAATATCAGCCACTGGCTGGCTGGAAAATCACCACCGAGAAGAACGACTCCAATGAAGTCACATCGATCACATGGGAAATTGAAGGAGATAACGAGGGTATTATCGCAGGACAATTCCAACAGTTCAACTTTGTTGCACAGAACCCGAAGACCGAAGCTGAAGTCGCTTGGGATGCCTTCCAATATTATAGCGATGGCAGCATCGTAGAATGGACAGGCCAACCAAGTGACGCCAACCCGCACAGTATCACGACGATTAGCGAAGATCCGGCAGCTGCCGGTAATGAGGCAGGTGGAGATCATCACAGTGCTGGTACAACAAACGACGGACATGATAGTGCAGGTACAGAAACAGGCACTGGTGATAACGCAGCTAACGACGATAGCAAAGCAAATGATGACACTACGCTGGGCGATGCACTTAATGACACCGTTACAGGTGAGCCGAATAACACAGATACAGACCCGGGTACATTGAAGCTTCAACAGGCAACATTGATTGTATCTATTCTGGCTCTGATCCTATCCTTCCTGGGAATCGCTCTGGCGACACGTCGCAAAAAACGCTAA
- a CDS encoding DUF445 domain-containing protein: MAKPKQTKKAAAWSLVVMGAGFAASLPFQGVPVGKLLVGSFEAGLVGGLADWFAVTALFRHPLGIPIPHTALLPKNRDKMTEGLVSAVENNLLNKDSITEKIADFKAAETVLDTLTRELHNDGIKTMIDTLCKRILAGLPLEQIAPLVAAEIKSQAGAFDLGPILERAAHQMTERGYDAKALDYGLKQAEEWLVKPETVMFLGESGMKAISGIQMNGLMQFAMNAFLGYMNEERLGGILQGYLFDRVEDMKREGSALRYKVLDMVRTQTVRLAMSEAMQDGINSWKNNMLESWNAEETVLNKLTELRDKALAAMEDGQYVDTYALPAIERVLVDLRADHVLMTSMNAKIVDGVTTLLEKNHSKIGNLVRENVDKMDNASLISMIEDKVGQDLQWIRINGAVTGFIIGIALTALRMVLE; this comes from the coding sequence ATGGCTAAACCTAAACAAACCAAAAAAGCAGCAGCCTGGTCTCTCGTGGTGATGGGAGCGGGATTTGCTGCATCCTTGCCGTTCCAGGGCGTTCCCGTGGGCAAGTTGCTGGTAGGATCGTTTGAAGCGGGACTTGTGGGTGGACTTGCGGACTGGTTCGCAGTTACCGCACTATTCCGTCACCCGCTCGGTATTCCAATTCCGCATACGGCATTGCTGCCGAAAAATCGGGATAAAATGACGGAAGGACTGGTCTCCGCAGTAGAGAATAACCTGCTCAACAAAGACAGCATTACCGAGAAAATTGCAGATTTCAAAGCAGCAGAGACGGTGCTCGATACGTTGACACGTGAGCTTCACAATGACGGGATCAAGACCATGATTGATACGCTCTGCAAACGAATTCTGGCTGGTCTGCCGTTAGAGCAGATTGCTCCACTCGTAGCAGCTGAGATCAAGTCACAGGCGGGGGCGTTTGATCTGGGTCCGATTCTGGAACGGGCTGCTCATCAGATGACAGAGCGGGGTTACGATGCCAAAGCACTGGACTATGGACTGAAGCAAGCCGAGGAGTGGCTGGTTAAACCCGAGACGGTGATGTTTTTGGGTGAAAGCGGAATGAAAGCGATCAGCGGCATTCAAATGAACGGATTGATGCAGTTTGCGATGAATGCGTTCCTTGGTTATATGAACGAGGAGCGTCTGGGTGGCATTTTGCAAGGATATCTCTTCGATCGGGTAGAGGACATGAAACGTGAAGGCAGCGCTCTAAGGTACAAAGTGCTTGATATGGTACGTACCCAGACAGTGCGTCTGGCGATGAGTGAGGCTATGCAAGATGGAATCAACAGCTGGAAGAACAATATGCTGGAGAGTTGGAACGCTGAGGAAACGGTGCTGAACAAACTCACGGAACTAAGAGACAAGGCGCTCGCCGCGATGGAAGATGGACAGTATGTAGATACGTATGCACTGCCTGCCATTGAGCGGGTATTGGTTGATCTGCGGGCAGATCACGTGTTGATGACAAGCATGAATGCCAAGATCGTAGATGGCGTTACAACACTGCTGGAGAAAAATCACTCCAAAATCGGTAACCTCGTGCGCGAAAATGTAGACAAAATGGATAATGCCTCCTTGATCTCGATGATTGAGGATAAGGTGGGGCAGGATTTACAATGGATTCGGATCAACGGAGCCGTTACCGGATTTATTATCGGGATTGCGCTGACCGCTCTGCGGATGGTGCTTGAATAG
- a CDS encoding glycoside hydrolase family 28 protein — MNTYHSPMSTGAGAQSDVRAYEANLPVIPAQDFQLTDYGAVGDGVTDNTEMFRLAIASCAEAGGGRIVIPAGVWLTGPIVMRSRIELHVEAGALVTFSRDFDQYPLIASSFEGWQVVRCQSPIDGDQLEDIAITGEGIWDGGGEAWRPVKRSKMTTPQWNQLVASGGVVEQSGGDEEIWWPSTSALEGGIIADRLHKEQVRDVTAYEQARDFLRPNMVSLRRCTRVLLDGPTFQNSPAWNLHPWASEHVTIRNVSVRNPWFSQNGDGLDIESCRHVVVEKSVFDVGDDAICLKSGKDEEGRELGLASEYITIRECTVYHGHGGFVIGSEMSGGVRHVRVADCTFIGTDIGLRFKSARGRGGVVEDIQIERIYMKDIIMEAISFSFFYANQEGSARGSDLSQEISEETPVFRDIRISDVVCAGADTALLVSGLPELPLDGVVVERYHVEARTGIQCAQAKHLRITELNARITEGPLVHLHQCKGAELESIQGKGADGRLLMVTGHESAGIVCRESDADTDGRQISVGPEVRSGVIIRR, encoded by the coding sequence ATGAATACATATCACTCCCCAATGTCGACAGGAGCAGGTGCCCAGTCTGATGTTCGAGCTTATGAAGCCAATTTGCCTGTCATTCCTGCTCAGGATTTTCAGCTTACAGACTATGGAGCTGTTGGAGACGGTGTAACAGATAATACGGAGATGTTCCGACTTGCCATCGCTTCATGTGCTGAAGCAGGAGGTGGAAGAATCGTAATTCCTGCCGGAGTATGGCTCACAGGTCCGATTGTAATGCGCAGCCGTATCGAACTACATGTGGAAGCTGGGGCACTGGTTACATTTAGCCGAGATTTTGATCAATACCCATTAATTGCATCAAGCTTCGAAGGCTGGCAGGTGGTACGTTGCCAATCCCCGATCGATGGAGATCAACTGGAGGATATTGCGATTACCGGTGAGGGGATCTGGGATGGAGGCGGTGAAGCCTGGCGTCCGGTGAAACGCTCCAAAATGACCACTCCACAATGGAACCAATTGGTCGCTTCCGGTGGTGTTGTAGAGCAATCGGGTGGGGATGAAGAAATCTGGTGGCCTTCCACATCTGCACTTGAAGGTGGTATCATTGCAGATCGTTTGCATAAGGAGCAGGTGCGTGATGTCACTGCCTATGAACAAGCCAGAGACTTTTTGCGTCCCAACATGGTCAGCTTGCGCAGATGTACACGGGTACTGCTGGACGGTCCAACGTTCCAGAACTCGCCTGCATGGAATCTGCACCCCTGGGCATCTGAGCATGTAACCATTCGTAACGTGAGTGTGCGGAATCCGTGGTTTTCACAGAATGGAGATGGGCTGGACATTGAATCCTGCCGTCATGTGGTGGTGGAGAAGAGTGTATTCGATGTCGGTGATGATGCGATCTGTCTGAAATCAGGCAAGGATGAAGAAGGGCGTGAACTGGGGCTTGCTTCGGAGTACATTACCATTCGGGAGTGCACCGTGTATCATGGTCATGGCGGGTTTGTCATTGGTAGCGAGATGTCTGGTGGTGTGCGGCATGTGCGAGTGGCGGATTGTACGTTTATCGGCACGGATATTGGACTTCGCTTCAAAAGCGCACGTGGACGCGGTGGAGTGGTTGAGGATATTCAGATCGAGCGTATATATATGAAAGATATCATTATGGAAGCGATCTCGTTTTCCTTTTTCTATGCGAATCAGGAAGGGTCTGCCCGGGGCAGTGATCTGTCTCAGGAGATTAGCGAAGAGACGCCCGTGTTCCGGGATATTCGCATATCGGATGTGGTCTGTGCCGGTGCTGACACTGCGTTGCTTGTGAGTGGGTTGCCGGAACTGCCTTTGGATGGCGTAGTTGTTGAACGATATCATGTAGAAGCCCGCACCGGTATTCAATGTGCTCAGGCGAAGCATCTGCGGATTACAGAATTGAACGCCCGGATCACTGAAGGTCCGCTGGTTCATTTGCACCAGTGCAAAGGGGCAGAGTTAGAGAGCATTCAGGGCAAGGGTGCGGATGGCCGACTTCTGATGGTAACAGGACACGAATCCGCAGGCATTGTGTGCCGAGAAAGTGATGCGGACACAGACGGTCGTCAGATCTCTGTTGGTCCTGAAGTACGAAGTGGTGTGATCATCCGCAGGTAA
- a CDS encoding amino acid ABC transporter ATP-binding protein, translating to MQKGWGLLLIEFRGVQKHFGHFHVLKDIHLHIEEGEVVVIIGPSGSGKSTLLRCINRLETITEGELVVSGVPLHQKKVDINLFRRDIGMVFQHFNLYPHKKVIDNITLAPMKVRKQPKEQAASTAMKYLTRVGIADKADSYPSQLSGGQQQRVAIARGLAMEPKIMLFDEPTSALDPEMIGEVLDVMRSLAHNGMTMVVVTHEMGFAREVADRVIFMDEGRIVEEATAAEFFDNPREERAQQFLSRLIHH from the coding sequence TTGCAGAAAGGATGGGGTCTACTCTTGATTGAATTTAGGGGTGTTCAAAAGCATTTCGGTCATTTTCATGTCCTCAAGGATATCCATCTTCACATCGAAGAAGGAGAGGTTGTCGTCATCATTGGACCTTCCGGCTCCGGCAAAAGCACGTTACTCCGCTGCATTAACCGCCTGGAGACCATTACCGAAGGTGAACTTGTTGTCAGTGGGGTCCCTCTACATCAGAAAAAGGTGGATATTAACCTCTTCCGCCGTGACATCGGTATGGTATTTCAACACTTCAATCTTTATCCTCACAAAAAAGTCATTGATAACATTACCCTTGCACCCATGAAGGTGCGCAAACAGCCTAAAGAACAGGCAGCCTCAACGGCAATGAAGTATCTGACCCGGGTGGGCATTGCCGACAAAGCAGACAGTTATCCCTCCCAGTTGTCCGGTGGACAGCAACAACGGGTAGCCATCGCCAGAGGACTCGCCATGGAGCCCAAAATCATGCTTTTTGACGAACCGACCTCTGCACTCGATCCCGAGATGATCGGGGAAGTCCTCGATGTGATGCGTTCCCTTGCCCACAATGGCATGACCATGGTCGTTGTTACCCATGAGATGGGATTCGCCCGCGAAGTTGCGGACCGGGTCATCTTCATGGACGAAGGCCGAATTGTAGAAGAGGCCACCGCCGCTGAATTTTTTGACAACCCCAGAGAAGAACGAGCACAGCAATTCCTGAGCCGTCTGATTCATCATTGA
- a CDS encoding amino acid ABC transporter permease — protein MGTLDFNVLMRHSDRFLEGFLNTIQVSIIALVGSFILGAILAIFRISPVKPLNWIGTAFVEFIRNIPLLLVVFFFYLGLPALGISLDGFVSGTLGLTIYTAAFIAEAIRAGIQTVPRGQLEAARSSGLSYVQAMNLIILPQAIKIVLPSIGNQFINLVKNSSILAVVAGMDLMYFADLVNSDTFQPLSVYTVVALFYLVLTLPLSFLVHYMERRFGQSDAEARSTKGKPKKNKPTGQVTM, from the coding sequence ATGGGCACATTGGATTTCAACGTACTGATGCGACACTCGGATCGTTTTCTGGAAGGATTCCTGAATACCATTCAAGTGAGCATTATAGCTCTCGTTGGCAGCTTTATCCTCGGCGCGATTCTGGCGATCTTTCGGATATCCCCTGTGAAACCGCTGAACTGGATTGGCACGGCTTTTGTGGAATTTATCCGAAACATTCCCCTGCTGTTGGTTGTGTTTTTCTTCTATCTCGGACTGCCGGCACTAGGCATCTCGCTGGACGGATTTGTCTCCGGTACTCTGGGTCTGACCATCTATACCGCCGCTTTCATTGCCGAAGCGATCCGAGCGGGTATTCAAACGGTGCCGCGTGGACAACTGGAAGCCGCAAGATCTTCTGGTTTGTCCTATGTACAGGCCATGAATCTGATTATTCTGCCTCAAGCGATCAAGATTGTCTTGCCGTCCATCGGCAACCAGTTTATTAATCTGGTCAAGAACTCATCCATTCTGGCCGTTGTTGCCGGTATGGATCTCATGTATTTTGCCGACCTCGTTAACTCGGATACGTTCCAACCGCTAAGTGTATACACCGTTGTTGCGCTGTTCTATCTGGTGCTGACACTGCCACTCAGCTTTCTGGTGCATTATATGGAGCGCAGGTTCGGACAGAGCGATGCAGAGGCGCGCAGCACCAAGGGCAAACCGAAGAAGAACAAACCGACAGGTCAGGTCACCATGTAA
- a CDS encoding amino acid ABC transporter permease, whose product MDFSGAYAWPNLRFLLQGFLITLQVAGLSIVFSFILGTVLGTVRFTRIPFLSQIVAVIVDTIRNLPLLLIIFFIHIVLPQLGIKMSVFWSTVVGLSLFEGAMIAEIVRSGLKSVERGQVEAARSSGLSYMQTLGGIIMPQALRRMSPPMVSQFISLLKDTSLAIIISLPELMHNVQILGGQSFDYIIPALLLAAVLYFVINYTLSIVARRLEARMN is encoded by the coding sequence ATGGACTTTAGCGGGGCCTATGCATGGCCCAACCTTCGTTTCCTGCTTCAAGGATTCTTGATTACCCTACAGGTAGCAGGGCTATCCATTGTATTCAGCTTCATACTCGGCACCGTGCTGGGTACTGTCCGGTTTACTCGCATCCCCTTTCTGTCACAGATCGTAGCGGTAATCGTGGATACGATTCGCAATCTGCCACTGCTGCTCATCATTTTCTTCATCCACATCGTACTTCCGCAGCTCGGGATCAAAATGTCCGTCTTCTGGTCCACAGTCGTTGGACTGAGTCTATTTGAAGGCGCGATGATCGCTGAGATCGTCCGAAGCGGTCTGAAGTCCGTTGAGCGCGGCCAGGTGGAAGCCGCCCGCTCCTCGGGCCTGAGCTACATGCAGACCCTCGGTGGCATCATCATGCCACAGGCGCTACGCCGCATGTCTCCGCCGATGGTCAGCCAGTTCATCTCACTCCTGAAGGATACTTCACTGGCGATCATCATCTCTCTGCCGGAGCTGATGCACAACGTGCAGATCCTTGGCGGCCAAAGTTTCGATTACATTATCCCTGCCCTGCTGCTTGCTGCGGTATTGTATTTTGTCATCAACTACACGCTGTCCATCGTCGCAAGGCGACTTGAGGCACGCATGAATTGA
- a CDS encoding aldo/keto reductase, which produces MKHVQDTTTLYNGVKMPWLGFGVFKVKDGDEVVHAVKTAIQAGYRSIDTAKAYNNETGVAQGIRESGVAREDLFITTKVWNSDQGYESTLAAFEASMERLELEYLDLYLIHWPVKGKYKDTWRALEKLHKEGRIRAIGVSNFQIHHLEDLMIDATVKPAVNQVELHPLLIQSELREYCNKHQIQIEAWSPLGQGHLMDHPLLQDIAAKYSKSPAQVILRWDLQNGIVTIPKSVTPERIRANADLYDFELTSEEVEQINGLNENKRFGSDPDNFNF; this is translated from the coding sequence ATGAAACACGTGCAGGACACAACCACGCTCTATAACGGAGTCAAAATGCCATGGCTAGGTTTTGGGGTATTCAAAGTTAAAGACGGAGACGAGGTCGTTCATGCTGTCAAAACGGCCATTCAAGCTGGTTATCGCAGCATCGATACAGCGAAAGCGTATAACAATGAAACGGGTGTTGCTCAGGGTATTCGTGAATCCGGAGTAGCCCGTGAAGATCTGTTCATTACTACGAAAGTATGGAATAGCGATCAGGGATATGAATCGACACTTGCCGCCTTCGAAGCAAGCATGGAACGACTCGAACTGGAGTACCTGGATCTCTATCTCATCCACTGGCCGGTCAAAGGCAAGTACAAAGATACATGGAGAGCGCTGGAAAAACTTCACAAGGAAGGACGCATCCGCGCAATCGGGGTGAGCAATTTCCAGATTCATCATCTGGAAGACCTCATGATTGATGCCACGGTCAAACCTGCAGTCAATCAGGTCGAGCTTCATCCACTTTTGATTCAATCGGAGCTTCGTGAGTATTGCAACAAACATCAGATTCAGATCGAAGCCTGGTCTCCGCTTGGACAAGGTCATCTGATGGATCATCCGTTGCTTCAGGACATCGCCGCCAAATACAGCAAGTCCCCCGCACAAGTCATTCTGCGCTGGGATCTGCAGAACGGCATCGTGACCATACCAAAATCCGTCACGCCTGAGCGTATTCGCGCGAACGCCGATCTCTACGATTTTGAGTTAACTTCGGAAGAAGTAGAGCAGATTAACGGACTGAACGAGAACAAACGCTTTGGTTCTGATCCCGACAACTTTAATTTCTAA
- a CDS encoding cupin domain-containing protein, whose product MTTHELSPLVAALNMQPHVEGGWYKEEWKASYQIPQSVLPDTYSGPRFSASSTYFLLHAHEISEWHTVLSDELWLWHSGSPVELKLGGNGENPENEEVLVLGMDIAAGQSPQVLVPAGVWQTARPLGDEPVLVTCVVAPGFHFDDFKLVSKG is encoded by the coding sequence ATGACGACACATGAATTATCGCCATTGGTTGCTGCGCTCAATATGCAACCTCACGTTGAAGGCGGTTGGTATAAGGAAGAATGGAAGGCATCCTATCAGATTCCACAGTCCGTTCTGCCGGATACATATTCCGGCCCAAGATTCTCGGCAAGTTCCACGTATTTCTTGCTGCACGCACATGAAATCTCCGAGTGGCATACCGTTCTGTCCGATGAACTTTGGCTCTGGCATAGCGGCAGTCCGGTTGAACTGAAGCTGGGCGGCAACGGGGAGAACCCGGAGAACGAAGAAGTTCTTGTTCTGGGAATGGATATTGCTGCAGGTCAATCACCACAGGTGCTCGTTCCTGCCGGCGTATGGCAGACAGCACGCCCGTTGGGTGATGAGCCTGTATTGGTCACTTGCGTAGTTGCGCCAGGTTTCCACTTTGATGATTTCAAGCTGGTATCCAAAGGCTAA
- a CDS encoding sigma-70 family RNA polymerase sigma factor, with protein MIRLNHRKTKEEQFSEKITEIQNKLYRLAYCYVKNEQEALDIVSEAVYKGFIAYGKMESMTYFDSWMSRIVINTAIDHIRRNQRVTYMEDHVQEFVAPERGASVEEKMDLYDALDRLVPEDRAYIILKFFGNMRFREIAEVLSLSENTVKSKFYRIINKLKMDLVEGEVGDL; from the coding sequence GTGATTAGACTGAACCATAGAAAGACAAAAGAAGAACAGTTCAGCGAAAAAATAACAGAGATACAGAATAAATTATATCGACTGGCATACTGCTATGTTAAAAATGAACAAGAAGCGCTGGATATCGTATCCGAAGCGGTCTATAAAGGGTTCATCGCTTATGGAAAGATGGAATCCATGACTTATTTCGATTCCTGGATGTCACGAATTGTGATTAACACAGCGATAGATCATATTCGACGGAATCAACGAGTGACCTATATGGAGGATCATGTACAGGAGTTTGTGGCTCCAGAACGAGGGGCATCCGTGGAAGAGAAAATGGACTTGTATGATGCACTTGATCGACTCGTGCCTGAAGATAGAGCCTATATTATATTAAAGTTTTTTGGTAATATGCGTTTTCGAGAGATCGCTGAAGTGCTCTCCCTGTCGGAGAATACCGTGAAGTCAAAATTCTATCGGATTATCAACAAATTAAAAATGGATTTAGTCGAAGGAGAGGTTGGAGATCTATGA